The DNA window GCCGCCTCGTTCTTGGACAGCGTATAGCCCTCGCGGCATTCCGCATCGTTCCAGGCGATGCGCATGCCCTTGCCGCCGCCGCCGGCCGAGGCCTTGATCATCACCGGATAGCCGATCTCGCGGGCGATCTCGACGGCATGGTCGGCGCTCTCGATGGTGCCGAGGAAGCCCGGCACGGTCGAGACCTTGGCGGCATTGGCGAATTTCTTGGATTCGATCTTGTCGCCCATCGCCTCGATGGCGCGCGGGTTGGGACCGATGAAGACGATGCCCTTCTCGGCCAGCGCGACCGGGAAGGCCGCCCGCTCGGACAGGAAGCCGTAGCCGGGATGGACCGCCTCGGCGCCGGTCTGCAGGCAGGCTTCGACGATCTTGTCGATCAGAAGATAGGACTGGGCGGCCGCCGGCGGGCCGATATGGACGCGCTCGTCGGCCATCTCGACATGGACGGCATCCCGGTCGGCGTCGGAATAGACCGCCACCGTCCGGATCCCCATCTTGCGCGCGGTCTTGATGACCCGGCAGGCGATCTCGCCACGGTTGGCGATCAGGATCTTCTTGAACATCGTGGCGAATGCCCCCGCGTGACATGTCGAAGTCGGCTGGTTCTAGGCGGTTCCCATGGGCGCCGCAACATGGCCGAAGGATTGAGCGGCGCGGCGCACGGGCGCATCGGCGGGATCGGATGCGCCCGTCGGCGTCGGGACGGCACCGAGCGGCGGCAAACGCGGAATCCGGCCCCCGAATCCGCCCCTTGATTGCCCCGATCAATCCTGGCCGGCGGTGCCGCGATCAATCCTGGCCGGCAGTGCCCGCAGGGGTCGGCGGTGCGGGGGCTCGGGCGACGAACTCGCGGGTCGACCAGGCGACCCAGCGGTTCGGGTGCTCGCGGCTCTGGCTGGAATGGAAGCGGTGGCCGGTCTTTTCGGGCGGCAGGACCTGGTCGGTCATGTTGTCGAGGATCATGGGGCCCTGGTCGGTGTCGACGGTCAGCACCGCATGCCATTCGCCATTATAGGCGAGCACGACCGTCATCAGGAGCGCGGCGCGCGGCCAGCCGAGCGCCATCAGGCGGCGGCGCTTCTCCAAGGCGAAATCCTCGCAGTCGCCGGTGCCGTCGATCGGCAGGCTCCAATATTCCTCGCGGCCGAGGAAGGCCTGGTCGGTGACGTAGCGGATCGTATGATTGACGTCCTGATTGACGTCGACCAGCTGCTGCATCGTCTCGGCGCTGAGCCGGACCCGATCGAGGGCGCGATTGTGATGGCTGCACAGGGCGGGGCTGCGCTTGCACAGATCCGCCCAGCCGGCCGGCGCATCGACCGGACGCAGTCCGGCCCCCTGCCCGCCGTCCAGCGCATTCGCCTGAGAAACGGTCAGGCCGACGCCCAAGCCGACAAGAAGCGCGCAGCGGAGGACCCATCCGGCCGGGACCGGCCCGATCGGTCCGGCTCGCATGGCGATCGCGCCGCGCCCGAAGGCCGCGCCCGGCACGGTGCGGGCGACATGGGAGGCCGCCCCCGTCCGTCCGACCGGCAGGCGCAGGGCGCGCAACAAGGCACCCGCGCGGCGCTTTGCTGCATCCGCAACGTCCACGGCAAACCCCGTCGAATGATCTTGGCAGACTTCTTGAGCAGAGCGTTCAGCGATCGTCTGAATCGCAAAGGCTCTTTTGTTCCCATCACTATGCAAAAAATTTTTGCCGTGTCACACGGATTTCGGCCCGTGCTGGGGACCCGCCGGAAGGCGATGAATTGTCCGTGGCATTCGAGACACAGCGGGCTGTGGCATTCTAGTGATCGATTCGACTGGGCGGTCCGTGCCGGTAACTTGGCCGTGACCATGGCGATGCCTGCAATTCACCGCAACTTTTACCGGTGCCGCCCAGACGCCCCCAGGCGCTGCCTGCCGCCCCCGGCCGCCGCCGCCGAATTTGCCGTCCCCCGGGGAATCGATCGCGCCGACGGCGCCCGCGACAACCGGTCCGACGGACGTCACGAGGGCCGCGCGGCTTGCGCCGGCGGCCCTCGTCACACCTCAAACGGACCTTCGGTCAGATGGCGCGCTTGCGCTGCTGCACCATCATGAAGGTGTCGTAGGTATACTCGGAGATCTGGAACCACAGATACTGATCGCCGCGGAAGGCGGTGATCGAGTCGTAGATCTTCTTGAAGGCCGGGTTCTTGGCATTCACCTCGGCATAGATCTCGTTGGAGGCCTTGAAGCAGGCTTCCATCACCTCACTCGGGAACGGCTTCAGCTGTGCGCCGCCGGCGGCCAGGCGCTTGATCGCGGCCGGATTGACCGCGTCATACTTGGCCTGCATGTGGACGTTGGCCATCGCGGCCGCCGATTGCACCGCCGCCTGGTAGGGCTTCGGAAGTTCGGCATAGGCGTCCTTGTTGATGAAGAATTCGAGCATGGCGCCGCCTTCCCACCAGCCCGGATAGTAGTAGTAGGGCGCCACCTTGACGAAGCCGAGCTTCTCGTCGTCATAGGGGCCGACCCATTCGGCCGCGTCGATCGTGCCCTTCTCCAGCGCCGGATAGATGTCGCCGCCGGCCAGCTGCTGCGGCACGCCGCCGAGCTTGGCGAGCACCTGCCCGGCGAAGCCGGCGATGCGCATCTTGAGACCCTTCAGGTCGTCGACGGTCTTGATCTCCTTGCGGAACCAGCCGCCCATCTGCGAACCGGTATTGCCGCCCGGAAGGCCGATGAAGTTGTATTTGGCATAGAACTCGTTCATGAGATCGATGCCGCCGCCGTAATAGCGCCAGGCGTTCTGCATGCGCGAGTTCAGCAGGAACGGCGCCGCGGTGCCGAGCGCGAAGGTCGGATCCTTGCCGACATAGTAGTAGGCGGCGCTATGCGCCATCTCGACGGTGCGGTTGGTGACCGCATCGGCGGCCTGCAGGCCGGGCACCAGCTCGCCGGCGGCGAAGACCTGGATCTGGAAATTGTTGTCGGTGGCTTCCGCGATGTTCTTGGCGAACAGTTCGGCGGCGCCGAAGATGGTGTCGAGCGACTTCGGGAAGCTCGAGGTCAGACGCCACTTGATCGGCGGGGTGGACTGGGCGATGGCCGGCATGGCCAGGCCGGTCGAGGCGACGGCGCCGACGGCGGCCGTCTTCAAGAACTGACGACGGGACATTGTTGCTCCTCCACGAGGCCGGCGCTGCATGGACGCCGACCGATAGTCCGAAGCCGTTGGAACTCCGGGGTTTCCGGGTATAGCGAAGCCGCGGCAACCCGGCTGGCCGGCCGGCGCATGGCAGCCTCCCGATCGGGCCGAGATCTCGTTGCGGCACCTCGCCGGCGACCCGCTATCCGGCCTGCCGGGCCGCGCGCCAGAGCACCCATTGCTTGCGCCATTGCGGCAGGTCGACGACCGTCCGGAACGGGTCCCGGCCCGGCCTCTCCAGCGCCCTCAGGAAGGGCTCGACCAGGGCGACCGGCAGGAAGGCCGGCCGGATCGCCGGACCGACGCCGCCGATCAGAGCGCGGGTTCGCTGCAGATGATCGCGTGCCAGGACCGCCGTTTCGGCCAGCGCGGCGGTCAGGCCGGGCGTCGAGCGCCCGGACAGGATGTCGGCGCGCGCGATGCCGTGCCGACCCAGAAGGTCCTCCGGCAGGAAGACCTGGCCGCGCGCGGCGTGGAAAGGGAAGGCGCGCAGCAGACCGGTCAGTGCATAGGCGACCCCGGCATGGCCGGCGACCTCGGCCGTACCGGGATCCGCACCGCCGGCCAGCACGATCGCGGAGAGCTGCAGCAGAGCGGACGACGTGTCCCCGGCATAGCCCTCCAGATCGTTCACGCTCGGCATCGGATCGTCATAGAGATCGAAGATGCGCGCGTCGATCAGCCGGACCAGCGCCGCCCGCGGCAGGGCGAAGCGCTCGACCGTGTCGAGGAGGGCGGCGGCGAGCGGGTTGGCGTTCGCCTCGCCATGGGCCGAGCCTTCGATCAGGTCGCGCCACCATTGCAGCCGCACCTCGCCGGGCAGCGGGTCGGAGACCACGTCGCGCACCCGCGCGATCTCGGCCGAGAAGGCATAGAGCGCATAGACTTGCGGCCGTGCCTGCGCGGGCACGAACAGGCCGGCGAGCCAGCGGTCCTTGTCGAGCGCACGCACGCGCTCCGCAGCCAGGGCGTAGGCATCGGTGAGGGACGGCGAGATCATGGATGGGGAGATAGGGGCCGATGGCGCCGCGGCGACCGGCTCGATCATAGTTCAACCGCCAGAAAGGCCCCGGCGACCCGCCGATTCTCAGCCAGCAGCACGTTGTAGGTACTGACCGCAGCCCCGGTCGCCATGGAATCGGAGCTGATGCCGCGCTCCCGGAAGCGGGCCTTGAGGGCCGGCGGCAGCGGCACGAGACCGGTCCCGGTGCCGACCAGCAGGATGTCGATCGGCTGCGTCTCGTCGAAGATCAGCCGGAACGCGGCCGGCGTCAGGTCGGCCGGCCCGGCCGCCGCCCAGGCATGGATCCCCGACGGCAGGCACAGGATCGAGCCGCGATGGCTCATGCCGGCAAAGCGGAAGCCGCCGCTGCCATAGGCCTCGACGGCGGCCCGTCCGGGAAAGAAGCCTTGAACCGGTGCGCTCGCCATGGCGGCGGATCAGGGCCGGGCCTTGGCGGCGGCGGCCGCATCGGACTTGGCCACCCCCTCAGGGCTGCCGCCGGTACGCAGCTTGAGGAAGATCAGCATCGGCGCGGAGACCACGATCGACGAATAGGTGCCGATCACAATGCCGACCAGCATGGTGAAGTTGAAGCCACGCAGGGCCTCGCCGCCGAACACGAACAGGGCCAGGACGGCCATGAAGGTGGTCAGCGCCGTGCAGATGGTCCGCGACAGGGTCTGGTTGATCGACAGGTCGATCAGATCCGGCAGCGGCATCTTCTTGTATTTCCGCAGACTTTCGCGGATGCGGTCGTACACCACGACGGTGTCGTTGAGCGAATAGCCGACGATCGTCAGAACCGCGGCCAGGGACTGCAGGTCGAACTGCAGCTGGAAGATGATGATCACCCCCATGGTGAGGACGATGTCATGGGCGGTGGTCAGCACGGCACCGATGGCGAACTGCCATTCGAAGCGGAACCAGAGATAGATCAGCACGAGACCGAGCGAGACGGCGACCGCGATGGCGCCGTCGCGGCGCAGGTCGGCCGAGACGCTCGGGCCGACCACCTCGGTGCGGCGGATCTCGTAGGCGTCGCCGAGCTTGTCTTTGACCTTGTTCAGCGCCACCTGCTGGGCCGCGTCGCCGCCGGGCTGTTCCGGCAGGCGGATCATCACGTCGTCGCCCTGGCCGAAGCCTTGCACCTGGGCCTCGCCGAGCTCCAGCCCGCCGATCATCTTGCGCAGTTCGGACAGATCGGCCGGCCCGCCCTTGTGGCGCACCTCGATCAGATTGCCGCCCGTGAAGTCGATGCCGTAGTTGATGCCCAAGGCGCCCCAGGCCATTACGGTCAGGACGAGCAGGCAGACCGAGATCGGAAAGGTGACGGTCCGCCACCTCATGAAGGGGATCTTGGTATCGTCCGGTATGAGCCGCAGCATGGGTCAATCCATCCGGGGCGGGCGACGTTCGAAGGAGCGCCGCGCCTGGGTGATAAGAATCGGGATCAGAGCGGAACGCGCGCGGGGCGGTAGTGCCGCACCCACAGCGCCACCATCAGCCGGGTGACGGTCACGGCGGTGAAGAAGCTGGTGATGTTGCCGATCGCCAGCGTCACCGCGAAGCCGCGGATCGGGCCGGTGCCGAGGAAGAACAGCACCGCGGCGGCGATCAGCGTCGTCAGGTTGGAGTCGGTGATCGTTCCGATGGCCCGCGTGAAGCCGGTATCGATGGCCGAAATCGCGGACCGGCCGAGCCGCTGCTCCTCGCGCACGCGCTCGTAGATCAGCACGTTGGCATCGACCGCCATGCCGATCGACAGCGCGATGCCGGCGATGCCCGGCAGCGACAGCGTCGCCCCGAGACTGGACA is part of the Prosthecodimorpha staleyi genome and encodes:
- a CDS encoding transglutaminase-like cysteine peptidase, producing MDVADAAKRRAGALLRALRLPVGRTGAASHVARTVPGAAFGRGAIAMRAGPIGPVPAGWVLRCALLVGLGVGLTVSQANALDGGQGAGLRPVDAPAGWADLCKRSPALCSHHNRALDRVRLSAETMQQLVDVNQDVNHTIRYVTDQAFLGREEYWSLPIDGTGDCEDFALEKRRRLMALGWPRAALLMTVVLAYNGEWHAVLTVDTDQGPMILDNMTDQVLPPEKTGHRFHSSQSREHPNRWVAWSTREFVARAPAPPTPAGTAGQD
- a CDS encoding TRAP transporter substrate-binding protein, which gives rise to MSRRQFLKTAAVGAVASTGLAMPAIAQSTPPIKWRLTSSFPKSLDTIFGAAELFAKNIAEATDNNFQIQVFAAGELVPGLQAADAVTNRTVEMAHSAAYYYVGKDPTFALGTAAPFLLNSRMQNAWRYYGGGIDLMNEFYAKYNFIGLPGGNTGSQMGGWFRKEIKTVDDLKGLKMRIAGFAGQVLAKLGGVPQQLAGGDIYPALEKGTIDAAEWVGPYDDEKLGFVKVAPYYYYPGWWEGGAMLEFFINKDAYAELPKPYQAAVQSAAAMANVHMQAKYDAVNPAAIKRLAAGGAQLKPFPSEVMEACFKASNEIYAEVNAKNPAFKKIYDSITAFRGDQYLWFQISEYTYDTFMMVQQRKRAI
- a CDS encoding phytoene/squalene synthase family protein, whose translation is MISPSLTDAYALAAERVRALDKDRWLAGLFVPAQARPQVYALYAFSAEIARVRDVVSDPLPGEVRLQWWRDLIEGSAHGEANANPLAAALLDTVERFALPRAALVRLIDARIFDLYDDPMPSVNDLEGYAGDTSSALLQLSAIVLAGGADPGTAEVAGHAGVAYALTGLLRAFPFHAARGQVFLPEDLLGRHGIARADILSGRSTPGLTAALAETAVLARDHLQRTRALIGGVGPAIRPAFLPVALVEPFLRALERPGRDPFRTVVDLPQWRKQWVLWRAARQAG
- a CDS encoding Mth938-like domain-containing protein; the protein is MASAPVQGFFPGRAAVEAYGSGGFRFAGMSHRGSILCLPSGIHAWAAAGPADLTPAAFRLIFDETQPIDILLVGTGTGLVPLPPALKARFRERGISSDSMATGAAVSTYNVLLAENRRVAGAFLAVEL
- the secF gene encoding protein translocase subunit SecF gives rise to the protein MLRLIPDDTKIPFMRWRTVTFPISVCLLVLTVMAWGALGINYGIDFTGGNLIEVRHKGGPADLSELRKMIGGLELGEAQVQGFGQGDDVMIRLPEQPGGDAAQQVALNKVKDKLGDAYEIRRTEVVGPSVSADLRRDGAIAVAVSLGLVLIYLWFRFEWQFAIGAVLTTAHDIVLTMGVIIIFQLQFDLQSLAAVLTIVGYSLNDTVVVYDRIRESLRKYKKMPLPDLIDLSINQTLSRTICTALTTFMAVLALFVFGGEALRGFNFTMLVGIVIGTYSSIVVSAPMLIFLKLRTGGSPEGVAKSDAAAAAKARP